The Acomys russatus chromosome 3, mAcoRus1.1, whole genome shotgun sequence genome has a window encoding:
- the Eif4e1b gene encoding eukaryotic translation initiation factor 4E type 1B, whose protein sequence is MATFEATIKAEGEELKCEEEVEKEKPPEAVVEIFQEEARDLPGSPSRRDHRERPLEVPEELHPLQYRWVLWFFKNDRSRAWQDNLQLVTKFNTVEDFWATYSHVKLASKLSSGCDYAVFKEGIQPMWEDNRNKRGGRWLLSLAKQQRYTELDRLWLETLLCLLGDSFEKHGTEVCGAVVNIRSKGDKIAVWTSEAENQEGVLHIGHVYKECLGLSTKTIIGYQAHADTAAKSNSLAKNKFVV, encoded by the exons ATGGCCACTTTTGAGGCT ACAATCAAAGCTGAGGGCGAAGAGCTGAAGTgcgaggaggaggtggagaaagaaaagcCACCAGAAGCAGTTGTGGAGATATTCCaagaagaagccagagaccttCCTGGGTCTCCCAGCAGGAGGGACCACAGGGAACGCCCACTTGAGGTCCCTGAGGAGCTACACCCCTTGCAGTACAG atgggTTCTGTGGTTCTTCAAGAACGACCGAAGCCGGGCCTGGCAGGACAACCTGCAGCTTGTTACCAAATTTAACACTGTGGAGGACTTCTGGGC GACGTACAGCCATGTCAAGCTGGCCAGTAAGCTCTCTTCGGGCTGTGACTATGCTGTGTTCAAG GAAGGCATCCAGCCCATGTGGGAAGACAACAGAAACAAGCGGGGTGGCCGCTGGCTGCTCAGTCTTGCCAAGCAACAGCGCTACACGGAACTGGACCGCCTGTGGCTGGAGACA CTGCTGTGTCTGCTGGGGGACAGTTTTGAGAAACACGGCACAGAAGTGTGTGGAGCCGTTGTCAACATCCGCAGCAAGGGGGACAAGATTGCAGTGTGGACAAGTGAAGCAGAGAACCAAGAGGGGGTGCTGCACATTGG GCATGTATACAAAGAGTGCCTGGGCCTCTCTACGAAGACCATCATTGGCTACCAAGCCCATGCAGACACTGCGGCCAAGAGCAACTCTTTAGCCAAGAACAAGTTTGTGGTGTGA